A genomic region of Halobacteriovorax sp. JY17 contains the following coding sequences:
- the rpsN gene encoding 30S ribosomal protein S14, translated as MARKAKIVNNEMKKKLSAKYAPVRAELKKIINSTNSSDEQVADATIKLQKLPRNSSQVRVRNRCILTGRPRGTYRAFGLSRIKFRELALSGMIPGVTKSSW; from the coding sequence ATGGCTAGAAAAGCGAAAATCGTTAACAACGAAATGAAGAAGAAATTAAGTGCTAAGTATGCTCCTGTAAGAGCAGAACTTAAAAAAATTATTAATAGTACTAACTCGAGTGATGAGCAGGTAGCTGATGCAACAATTAAGCTTCAGAAACTTCCAAGAAACTCTTCTCAGGTTAGAGTTAGAAATAGATGTATATTAACTGGTAGACCAAGAGGTACATACAGAGCATTCGGACTCTCTAGAATTAAATTTAGAGAACTTGCTTTGAGTGGAATGATTCCTGGTGTAACGAAATCAAGCTGGTAA
- the rplO gene encoding 50S ribosomal protein L15, with translation MLTLNNLSSPKGAHRNVKRLGRGQGSGQGKQAGKGHKGQKARAGGGVRTGFEGGAMPLYMRLPKRGFSNAPFRTIYAEVNLSTIEAKFNAEEVSREALVEKGVLKGIDKRRPIKILGNGELSKSLTFVNIDKFSKSAEEMVSKAGGKIETKK, from the coding sequence ATGTTAACGTTAAATAATCTAAGCAGCCCAAAGGGCGCACATAGAAATGTTAAAAGACTTGGTCGTGGACAAGGTTCAGGACAAGGTAAGCAAGCTGGTAAAGGGCACAAGGGTCAAAAGGCGAGAGCTGGTGGCGGTGTTAGAACTGGTTTTGAAGGTGGTGCAATGCCTTTATACATGAGACTTCCTAAGAGAGGATTCTCTAATGCACCATTTAGAACTATTTATGCTGAAGTAAACCTTTCAACAATCGAAGCAAAATTTAATGCTGAGGAAGTTTCTCGCGAAGCTCTTGTTGAAAAGGGTGTACTAAAAGGTATAGACAAAAGAAGACCAATTAAAATTCTTGGTAACGGAGAGCTTTCAAAATCGTTAACTTTTGTTAATATTGATAAGTTTTCAAAATCAGCTGAAGAAATGGTTTCAAAAGCTGGTGGAAAAATCGAAACTAAAAAGTAA
- the rpsE gene encoding 30S ribosomal protein S5 has protein sequence MTEETKVEETKVEAKAENKKAPKKKQGTRKPKAAAPVSEFEERVVAVNRVAKVVKGGRRFSFAALMIVGDKKGRVGYGLGKAKEVPEAIRKATQAAQKSMISVPLDSGTIPHEVTGEFDAGKILFKPAATGTGVKAAGACRSIMELAGVSDVLTKSLRGNNPHNIVKATFDALKNLRSVDQVAKIRGKEAQGLRIK, from the coding sequence ATGACTGAAGAAACTAAAGTAGAAGAAACTAAAGTAGAAGCGAAAGCTGAAAATAAAAAAGCTCCAAAGAAGAAGCAAGGTACAAGAAAGCCAAAGGCTGCTGCACCTGTTTCTGAATTTGAAGAAAGAGTAGTGGCAGTAAATCGTGTTGCTAAGGTTGTTAAGGGTGGTAGAAGATTTTCTTTTGCAGCGCTGATGATTGTTGGTGATAAGAAAGGTCGTGTTGGTTATGGTTTAGGGAAAGCGAAAGAAGTTCCTGAAGCAATCAGAAAAGCAACACAAGCTGCTCAGAAAAGTATGATTAGTGTACCTCTTGATAGTGGAACTATTCCACACGAAGTAACAGGTGAGTTTGATGCAGGAAAGATCCTATTCAAGCCAGCTGCAACAGGTACAGGGGTAAAAGCTGCTGGAGCATGTCGTTCAATTATGGAACTTGCTGGAGTATCAGACGTATTAACAAAATCTCTAAGAGGAAATAATCCTCATAATATCGTAAAGGCAACTTTCGATGCACTTAAAAACTTAAGAAGTGTTGATCAAGTGGCTAAGATAAGAGGAAAAGAAGCTCAAGGGCTTAGAATCAAATAG
- the rplF gene encoding 50S ribosomal protein L6, translated as MSRIGKVPVEIPEKVEVKINGAHVAVKGPKGQLEYTFTDKVTIKLEEKTVLVGPIDESKESRSLWGTTRTLVSNMVVGVSTGFTRTLEFTGVGYKAAVSGGTITLNLGYSHPIDYVLPEGVEAKVTKNVIDLTGCDKELVGFAAAKIRSFRPPEPYKGKGVKYSDETIIRKAGKAGSK; from the coding sequence ATGTCTAGAATTGGTAAAGTACCTGTAGAAATACCAGAAAAAGTAGAAGTAAAGATTAACGGTGCACACGTTGCTGTTAAAGGTCCTAAGGGGCAACTTGAATATACTTTTACTGATAAAGTAACAATTAAACTTGAAGAGAAAACTGTTCTCGTTGGACCGATTGATGAGTCTAAAGAGTCAAGATCACTTTGGGGAACAACAAGAACATTAGTTAGCAACATGGTTGTAGGTGTTTCAACTGGCTTCACTAGAACTCTTGAGTTCACAGGTGTTGGTTATAAAGCCGCTGTAAGTGGTGGAACAATTACTTTAAACCTTGGATATTCACATCCAATTGACTATGTGTTACCAGAAGGTGTAGAAGCTAAAGTAACTAAAAACGTTATCGACCTAACTGGTTGTGACAAAGAACTAGTTGGTTTTGCAGCTGCAAAGATCAGATCATTTAGACCACCAGAGCCTTATAAAGGTAAGGGTGTTAAATACTCTGACGAAACAATTATTAGAAAAGCAGGTAAGGCTGGATCTAAGTAA
- the rplR gene encoding 50S ribosomal protein L18 — MRKQNGKINNAAQSRRYRRRLAIRSKINGSADRPRICVFRSNKNLTVQVIDDNAQQTLFSVQTYGKEAVGTGSNKEAAKTVGAKVAEGLKGKSITTAVFDRSGYKYHGVIATLADSVRENGIQI; from the coding sequence ATGAGAAAGCAAAATGGCAAGATAAATAATGCCGCACAATCTCGTCGCTATCGTAGAAGATTAGCGATTCGTTCAAAAATTAACGGTTCAGCAGATCGTCCAAGAATTTGTGTATTCCGTTCAAACAAAAATTTAACTGTTCAAGTAATTGATGACAATGCTCAGCAAACACTTTTCTCTGTTCAGACTTATGGGAAAGAGGCCGTTGGTACTGGAAGCAACAAGGAAGCAGCTAAAACTGTTGGTGCTAAAGTAGCAGAAGGGTTAAAAGGTAAGAGTATTACTACGGCTGTCTTTGATAGAAGTGGTTACAAGTACCATGGTGTTATCGCAACTCTTGCTGACAGTGTAAGAGAAAACGGAATTCAGATTTAA
- the rpmD gene encoding 50S ribosomal protein L30, translating into MAGKTITVKLKKSTIGSTEKQKANVRGLGLRKTGTERTLENTPAVRGMIKKVIHLLDIKEN; encoded by the coding sequence ATGGCCGGAAAAACTATAACAGTTAAGTTGAAAAAAAGTACTATTGGTAGCACTGAAAAGCAGAAAGCTAATGTTCGCGGTTTAGGTCTAAGAAAGACTGGAACAGAGAGAACTTTAGAGAATACTCCTGCTGTTCGTGGAATGATCAAAAAAGTTATTCATCTTTTAGATATTAAAGAGAACTAA
- the secY gene encoding preprotein translocase subunit SecY, giving the protein MSTAHGKLEELKKKVFFTFLLLAVYRMAAQIPVPGVNAAAIASYFAESGGGIFDLINTFSGGAFKRFSVLALGIMPYITTSIIFSLLGEVIPQIQEMQEDSEGNKKIQKWTRYATVLLCAVQGWGMAVMFEGFKSAGNIPVIPEPGLLFRITTVITLCAGTMFLLWLGERITEYGLENGISLIIFAGIAVELPAEMMQKLTLFRNGELSGISLLITVAVILVGFFIVTFIERSQRSVPVQYAKKVVHNKVYGGAQSLPIRVDTGGVMPPILASSLLAAPATMANFVGQGHPLKPYLDTMIQSLYPGQLLFNIFFALLIVYMTYFYAPIQFKTKKVAEMLQKNNAFVPGVRPGAKTKEYLDFILNRMTFFGALFLVVICILPTIVTGANTRFGGTSLLILVSVCVRVMMNVQAFMFSDRYETAYKSRGKYNGQNRRF; this is encoded by the coding sequence ATGTCTACTGCTCATGGAAAGCTAGAAGAGCTTAAGAAAAAAGTATTTTTCACGTTTTTATTACTTGCCGTATATAGAATGGCTGCGCAAATACCTGTTCCAGGTGTTAATGCTGCAGCTATTGCTTCATACTTTGCTGAAAGTGGTGGTGGGATCTTCGATCTCATCAATACTTTTAGTGGTGGTGCCTTTAAAAGATTTTCTGTTTTAGCGCTAGGGATTATGCCGTATATCACGACATCGATTATCTTCTCGTTATTAGGAGAAGTAATTCCTCAGATTCAGGAAATGCAGGAAGACTCAGAAGGTAATAAGAAAATTCAGAAGTGGACAAGATATGCAACTGTACTTCTTTGTGCTGTACAGGGGTGGGGTATGGCCGTCATGTTTGAGGGCTTTAAGAGTGCAGGAAATATTCCTGTAATACCTGAGCCAGGACTTCTTTTTAGAATAACAACAGTTATAACTCTTTGTGCAGGAACTATGTTTCTTCTGTGGCTCGGAGAGAGAATTACTGAGTACGGTTTAGAGAATGGTATTTCTCTAATTATCTTTGCAGGTATTGCTGTAGAGTTACCCGCAGAAATGATGCAAAAATTAACTCTTTTTAGAAACGGAGAGTTATCAGGAATTAGTTTATTGATAACTGTTGCTGTAATTCTGGTTGGCTTCTTCATTGTAACGTTTATTGAGAGGTCTCAAAGAAGTGTTCCTGTTCAATACGCTAAAAAAGTAGTTCATAATAAAGTTTACGGTGGAGCTCAAAGTTTACCAATTAGAGTAGATACGGGTGGAGTTATGCCTCCAATCTTAGCATCTTCACTTTTGGCTGCTCCTGCAACAATGGCCAACTTTGTAGGGCAAGGGCATCCTTTAAAGCCTTACTTGGATACAATGATTCAATCGCTTTATCCGGGGCAATTATTATTTAATATATTCTTTGCACTCTTAATTGTTTATATGACGTACTTTTATGCGCCAATTCAATTTAAGACAAAAAAGGTGGCAGAGATGCTACAGAAGAATAACGCTTTTGTTCCTGGTGTAAGACCTGGGGCGAAGACAAAGGAATACTTGGATTTCATTTTAAATAGAATGACATTCTTCGGGGCTCTGTTTCTAGTTGTTATTTGTATATTGCCAACTATTGTCACTGGTGCAAATACTAGATTTGGTGGAACTTCACTTCTTATCTTAGTAAGTGTTTGTGTTCGTGTGATGATGAATGTTCAGGCTTTTATGTTTTCTGATAGATATGAAACAGCTTATAAGTCGCGCGGAAAATATAACGGACAAAATAGAAGGTTTTAA
- the rpsH gene encoding 30S ribosomal protein S8, translated as MTDPIADMLTRIRNAIRAGHDRVEFPASRAKAGLCKVLKDEGYIRSFKIIAKSKNDIKIKVLFKEDAIIGLERISKPGLRRYTGYADIPRVISGLGTAIVSTSKGIISDREAKKLKVGGEILCNVW; from the coding sequence ATGACTGATCCTATAGCGGATATGCTGACAAGAATAAGAAATGCAATTAGAGCGGGTCACGACAGAGTTGAGTTTCCTGCTTCAAGAGCAAAAGCTGGTCTTTGTAAAGTGTTAAAAGATGAAGGATATATTCGTTCATTTAAAATAATCGCTAAAAGTAAAAACGATATTAAAATAAAAGTTCTTTTTAAAGAAGACGCAATTATTGGTTTAGAGAGAATTTCTAAGCCAGGGCTAAGAAGATATACAGGTTATGCTGATATTCCTAGAGTAATTAGTGGTCTCGGAACTGCGATAGTTTCAACGTCTAAAGGAATTATTTCTGATAGAGAAGCGAAGAAACTTAAAGTTGGCGGAGAGATTCTCTGCAACGTATGGTAG